From one Tetragenococcus osmophilus genomic stretch:
- the rpmG gene encoding 50S ribosomal protein L33 produces the protein MSGKKTVLACSVCGSRNYTKTTSQGKDQQRLTTNKFCKYCNKHTLHKETK, from the coding sequence ATGAGCGGGAAAAAGACAGTACTTGCTTGTTCAGTTTGTGGATCGCGTAATTATACAAAAACAACGAGTCAAGGAAAAGACCAACAACGTTTAACAACGAATAAATTTTGCAAATATTGTAATAAGCATACTCTACATAAAGAAACTAAATGA